Proteins co-encoded in one Sander vitreus isolate 19-12246 chromosome 9, sanVit1, whole genome shotgun sequence genomic window:
- the ttc4 gene encoding tetratricopeptide repeat protein 4 gives MASSEAQHDSDDGMDEFMDKFKTQRYKKGFSENNWEEEFNKVPMFMKTAPEEIDPHTYPELACLQAIIHDEDRPPEEQAKTLKDEGNEFFKEKNYEKAILSYTAGLKKKCGDQDLNTVLLTNRAAAHFHLGNMRSALNDAAAAKKIKPDHLKALIRGAQSCIELRNFAEAVQWCDEGLKVHPTDKKLQELRAAADKHKRAAERDARKNKVKEKKLHGEKEALLAAIKDRGIKLLHSAKPRRRGSDSEDEGPSAALSPLSLDGLSSQEVTGAQVFLDEQRSLHWPVLFLYPEHRQTDFISAFCENNCFMDHLAVMFGEELPPWDEDRKYHSRNLQLYFEDEEKETFYQVNPEMSLLKVLQHKRFFVKAGTPSFIVLVKGSSFKKQFLTGKKIQGL, from the exons ATGGCGTCCTCTGAGGCGCAACATGACAGCGACGATGGCATGGACGAGTTCATGGACAAATTCAAGACCCAGAGATATAAAAAGGGCTTCAGTGAAAACAACTGGGAAGAG GAGTTTAATAAAGTACCCATGTTCATGAAGACAGCCCCTGAAGAGATTGacccacacacatacccagAACTAGCTTGTCTCCAGGCCATTATCCATGATGAAGATAGACCCCCAGAAG AGCAAGCAAAGACACTGAAAGATGAAGGCAATGAGTTTTTCAAAGAGAAGAACTACGAGAAGGCCATACTGTCCTACACAGCAGGGTTAAAGAAGAAATGTGGAGACCAGGACCTCAACACTGTCCTCCTCACCAACCGGGCAGCAGCGCACTTCCACCTGG GTAACATGCGCTCTGCCTTGAACGATGCTGCAGCTGCAAAAAAGATTAAGCCAGACCACCTTAAAGCCTTGATTAGAG ggGCTCAGAGCTGTATAGAGCTGCGTAACTTTGCAGAGGCCGTCCAGTGGTGTGATGAGGGACTCAAGGTCCATCCCACTGACaagaagctgcaggagctgagagcagcagcagataaACACAAG agagcagcagagagagatgcCAGAAAGAACAAggtcaaagaaaaaaagctgcatGGCGAGAAAGAAGCTCTTCTCGCTGCTATAAAG GATCGAGGCATCAAGCTCCTCCATTCGGCGAAGCCTCGTCGGCGCGGTTCGGACAGTGAGGACGAAGGCCCCTCAGCAGCGCTATCGCCGCTGAGCCTGGACGGCCTCAGCTCTCAGGAGGTCACGGGGGCTCAGGTCTTCCTGGATGAGCAGCGCTCTTTGCACTGGCCTGTTCTCTTCCTCTATCCTGAACACCGGCAGACTGATTTCATCTCTGCTTTCTGCGAAAACAACTG tttcatggATCACCTGGCGGTCATGTTTGGAGAAGAACTCCCACCTTGGGACGAGGACAGAAAATACCACTCACGAAATTTgcag CTGTACTTTGAAGATGAGGAGAAGGAGACATTCTATCAAGTAAACCCAGAGATGTCGCTTTTAAAAGTGTTGCAGCATAAAAG GTTTTTTGTCAAGGCAGGCACTCCCAGCTTCATTGTTCTGGTGAAGGGTTCGTCATTCAAGAAGCAGTTTTTAACAGGAAAGAAAATACAAGGATTGTAA
- the pars2 gene encoding putative proline--tRNA ligase, mitochondrial, translating to MEPIMNLIWQKVFQRLHRTSVLPRRNHSGCAEHATAPASTNSRRIKPTLLVSRLYQPSNLRDVGQDSRLQGEMTCKSQRLMQQAGLIHPSNPGCYYYLPATVRSMEKLVRVIDQEMQGIGGQKLDMPSLCSADLWKTSERWDLMGKELFRLKDRHGADYCLGPTHEEAVTTLVAHQTTLSYRQLPLLLYQITRKFRDEPKPKFGLLRGREFYMKDMYSFDMSEEAAYETYESVCQAYTRLFVRLGLRCVQVQADTGNIGGKLSHEFQLPADIGEDRLLVCGNCSFSANVETMSSDRTDCPQCKTGTLLESKGIEVGHTFYLGKKYSDIFNATFSNAQNKPSIAEMGCYGLGVTRILAAAIEVLSTEEGIRWPGLIAPYQACVLPPKKGSKVDEAAVLAEELVHTLGETMPRLRGEVVLDDRTQMTIGKRLKDASRLGYPYVIVVGQGALEETPRFEVICQQTAETMFLSKDGLLDLLGRVETV from the exons ATGGAGCCCATAATGAATctgatctggcagaaagtcTTCCAGCGGCTCCACAGAACCTCAGTACTTCCCCGGAGGAACCATTCAGGTTGTGCTGAGCATGCCACTGCTCCTGCCTCCACCAACTCGAGACGAATCAAGCCCACACTCCTGGTGTCCCGCCTCTACCAGCCTTCAAACCTGCGTGATGTGGGGCAGGACAGCCGGCTGCAGGGAGAGATGACTTGTAAGAGTCAAAGGCTCATGCAGCAGGCTGGGCTCATCCATCCGTCCAACCCCGGTTGTTACTACTATCTACCTGCCACCGTCCGCTCCATGGAGAAGCTG GTGAGAGTAATTGACCAAGAGATGCAGGGAATCGGTGGGCAGAAGCTGGACATGCCCAGTTTGTGCTCAGCTGATCTCTGGAAAACCAGTGAGCGCTGGGACTTGATGGGAAAGGAGCTGTTCCGATTGAAAGACCGCCACGGAGCCGACTACTGCTTGGGTCCCACACATGAAGAGGCAGTGACGACTCTGGTCGCTCACCAGACGACTCTCTCCTACAGACAGCTCCCTCTGCTCCTTTATCAG atcACCCGCAAATTCAGAGATGAACCAAAGCCGAAGTTTGGTCTGCTTCGAGGGAGGGAGTTCTACATGAAGGACATGTACTCATTTGATATGAGTGAAGAAGCAGCTTACGAGACCTATGAATCTGTGTGCCAGGCATACACCAGGCTTTTCGTCCGACTGGGTCTGCGTTGCGTTCAGGTGCAGGCGGACACGGGCAACATCGGCGGTAAACTCTCCCACGAGTTCCAGCTGCCAGCGGACATCGGTGAGGACCGGCTTCTGGTCTGTGGGAACTGCTCCTTCTCTGCTAATGTAGAAACCATGTCATCAGACAGAACTGACTGCCCACAGTGCAAAACTGGCACACTGCTGGAGTCAAAGGGTATAGAGGTCGGCCACACCTTTTACCTGGGTAAAAAGTACTCTGATATATTCAATGCCACTTTCAGCAATGCCCAGAACAAGCCTAGTATTGCGGAGATGGGCTGCTATGGTCTTGGGGTAACCCGTATTCTCGCTGCAGCCATTGAGGTGTTGTCAACAGAAGAGGGGATCCGCTGGCCAGGCCTCATCGCGCCTTACCAGGCGTGCGTTTTACCACCGAAGAAGGGCAGCAAGGTGGACGAGGCAGCTGTCTTAGCTGAGGAACTGGTTCACACTTTGGGAGAGACCATGCCTCGTTTGAGAGGGGAAGTTGTTCTTGATGACCGTACACAGATGACCATTGGGAAGAGGCTGAAGGATGCCAGCAGACTGGGCTACCCGTATGTTATTGTAGTAGGACAGGGAGCTCTGGAGGAAACCCCCAGATTTGAGGTGATCTGTCAGCAGACAGCTGAGACAATGTTTCTCAGTAAAGATGGACTGTTAGATCTTCTGGGAAGAGTGGAAACTGTATGA
- the insl5a gene encoding insulin-like peptide INSL5, protein MRALVVLPLLLCAVVCVVQVRAEVKAVKLCGREFLRAVVYTCGGSRWRRVLSESDMDGLPTGEQGSLESLSSSSPGSEFTKRDMNNILTTVCCQVGCRKSDLTFLC, encoded by the exons ATGCGTGCTCTGGTGGTTTTGCCTCTGCTGTTGTGTGCAGTGGTGTGCGTGGTCCAGGTGAGAGCAGAGGTGAAGGCAGTGAAGCTATGCGGTCGAGAGTTCCTGAGGGCCGTCGTTTACACCTGCGGGGGCTCCCGTTGGAGGAGAGTCCTCAGTGAGTCAGACATGGACG GTTTGCCCACAGGGGAGCAGGGCAGTTTGGAGAgcctgagcagcagcagcccggGCTCCGAGTTTACCAAACGGGATATGAATAACATACTGACCACCGTGTGCTGCCAGGTGGGTTGCAGGAAGAGCGACCTCACCTTCCTCTGCTGA